From Pseudochaenichthys georgianus chromosome 15, fPseGeo1.2, whole genome shotgun sequence:
aagatcaacagacactagcggcccgtgcatatgattatataatcggACAACATCCGTTAAAAAACTTTAGAacataatgagagacgttctgcagtaaggaggggcgtttcaccgacgacaggtgttcttacttttatgtagctgacggagaatttttactttacacgacactgttcagcacttaattctgcttcactctttaactaaacaaccgcggatgtcttgaaagactctttcgctaaagattttgaagatatccgcgttcttgtgacacgtaaatactacgcttcctatgttttggtgcggactgcgttcacaccagcaatgaaccgctccagagttcgcaagcaagcgttccgagaccacctattttagcggaccagagtccggttgtttagttcacttaagaggtctcggattgtgttcacaccgacccaaatgaaccgcaccaagcggctacacgcaccagggttcgattcaaccggactatacaaggcaggtgtgaaatgtaataaataaagttgaagCTAAAATGCCCTTCTGCCTTTTCATAGGAGGCTCAGACAGAGTTGGTGATGTTGATCCTGCTGAGACTGGCGGAGGATGTGATCACGTTCCAGACGTTGCCCACCCAGCGACGCAGAGACATCCAGCAGACCCTCACCCAAAACATGGAAAGCATCTTCAGCTTCATGATGGCCATTCTGCATCTTAATGTGGAGGAATACCGCAAACTGGTCAGTGGCGTCCAAACTTTTATTTAGTAGAAAGTAGCAATCAAAATCATGTGCCAGTGTTATGGTTTTTATGTATTGATCCATTGTTTTTCATATAGCTAAAATAAAAAAGTAGGATAATTTCTTGTTTTTCTGATCTTTTTTTCCTTATATTTCTGTTTCCAGAAAGGGTCTCCCGAACATGAGCTGCAGGTCAGAACACCACACAGCTTCTCTGCTCTAAAAATGAACCTCTTATGAACTTGATTACTTACCTTGATTTTCCATGCACAGGCCAGGGCTcactgcagagttgccgtggcGACGCTGAATACACTTGCAGGCTACATAGACTGGGTGTCTCTGGTGTACATCACCTCCGGAAACTGTCATCTGCTGGAAATGTTGTGTTTACTGCTGAGTGAACCGGAGCTGCAGCTGGAGGCAGCCGAGTGTCTGCTCATCGCTATCAGTCGGAAGGTGAGTCGcagagaaaacacaggaatgaaaGGCCCTTAGACTGTAGCTTAAGCCATGATGCCAGCTGTAAATCTCGTTTTTTGTGTGCTCTCTGTTTGTCAGATAGTAGCTATTGTATGATATGTTCGAAACATCTCGCCAGATTTTATGGAATTTATTGGAAAATTGGGAAATGGAAAGATGTGATGCATATCTGTAGCAATAGGGCCACCTTGTGGTTACTTAAACAAATACAACGACTTTGCCTCACAACGCACTCCCAGACAAACCTAGCCGTTTTTTGATTTTAGTTTTACAATAATTCTTAGTTgattatttataatatatacattatatattgTTTAGTCCGAACAAGTTCTGTGCGCACTTATCAACTCTTAGAGATTCTTTTAAAGTCTTAAGGAAATTATTTTGATGGTGTTATTTAAACGCCTATAAGTCATGAGTCTGACTCTGACATTTTCACCATCAGTCAAtctgtttttaatatatatcactctgtTTATTTGCTGCTGATCTAGATTCTAGATGCTGAATATAAAAATACAGGAAAATAAATTAGGGGATTGTGCAGCCTTGGTGAAAGTAATGGATTTGGAATATAAAACTGCCTTATCATTTATTTTAGAACTGTAGATCAGATGAGTCATGCTACCTTGAAGTTTTACATTAAATGAACAATAACACACCATGTATTGTGTGTTTCTGCCACAGGGCAAGCTGGAGGACAGGAAGCCCTTCATGCTGCTGTTTGATGATGTGGCCATCGACTACATGCTTTCTGCAGCCCAGTGAGTACTTCCTCCACCATCCACCACTTTACTGGCTTCAGCCTATTGTCACTGTTAATCAATGGATTGTCTGGTTGCAGGTCAGCAGATGGACTGGCAATATGTATGAAATCCGATGAATCACAGTAAGTCATGTGACACAAATGCCTTCTGTGGATTTAAAAGAGCCATCAAAGCACATAGGGGCAATACTGAATACACTTCTTTGTGAATACCTTTTTTAGAGCAGTGGATGTGGTGGAGCGGCGCTACATCTTCCTGAAGAGGCTGTGTCAGGTGCTGTGCGCTCTGGGAGGCCAGCTCTGCTCATTAGTGGTAAATGAATTTGACAACATATCAATTCCTGTGTTCACATGGCCTTTTATCCTGGCCATGAATACATTTGGTGTCACatcatataagcaatgtgtaTAATGTGTCCTCTCCACAGGGTTCAGATGTAGAGGTTGAAGTACCTGCAAATCTCAGCAAGTACATGGAAGCCCTTTTAGCCTTCACTACACATTCCAGTCAGGTGAGATCACTTTCTTTCTGATGGCTTTCACTTCTAAATCCTTATGTTGTAAACTGCATTTGAATCTGTAGAAAATGAATCCTTCTCTCTGTGTTTGATATGCTGCAGTTTCTGAAGAAAACCACCCTGCCTACCTGGGGCTCTTTGTTCAGACATGAGGCTCTTTGTAAGGACGCAGTCGTTGTACAGATGGCCGCCAAATTCCTCAGAACGTCTATGACCAACCTAGTCAAGGTGAGACATGGATGTAAGCCAACCAGACGTAAACATTTTCAGGGTACCACAGGTGTCTTATATGTTAGGTATAATTCAAGGGGCCCAATATTGACTTGTCTTTCTCTTCAGGCTGGATTTCCATCTAGAGACGATAACCCAAGTTGCCAGTACTCCTGTGTGGACTTTGACAGTGATGAGGACTTCAATTTCTTTTTCAACTGTAAGCATTACAGATGTAGCTTTACCTGAGTCGTCCTTATCTGATCCCTTGATGTTTTTAACCGTGTATGTTCATGTTTAACAGCTTATCGGGCGCAGCTGGGACTGGTGGTGAGGTTTGCATGTCGCATTGTTCCTCTGGAGGCGTTCCAGATAGCAGCAGAATGGTTGCAGTATCAGATCAGCAGCCCTATTGATACTGGGGCTATCACATGTAAGTGTCCTTATTGTGTTCTAAATGTTCTTATCTGTACATTTGTGGCTGATTTGGGTAATTGAACACGTAAAGCATACACCATTGGCTCTACTTAAACTTTGCATTTATATGGATGATCATACATTCCTAAAAGCAGCTAATTAACTTGTCTCTCTAAACCTCACTAGCTAAGACTGCCGAGGGCCTGTGCTCCTTCCTGTCTCCATCAGTGGTGCAGTGGGATGCAATGACTGTGTTCATGGAGTGTATGGCCACACAGATCTTCAAAAATCTGGAGGAGGAGGTAAGAGGAATCGCTTTAAGCTACAGAACAAACCTGAGTGATACAAATAATGTGGACTATAATGATGTAAACGTTtgcccccctctccctctgcctCTTACCGTGTAGAAGTTGCCCATAGATCAGAGCATGGAGCTGCTGCAGGCCGTGCTGAACTACGACACCAAAGACCCGCTCATCTTGTCCTGTGTGCTCACCAACGTCTCTGCTCTCTTCCCGTTTGTCATACATAGACCAAACTTCCTGCCACAGGTCCTCTACAAGGTCAGCGGAGTCCTCATGGTCACTGCATACTATTTATGTGCATCttcaatatatgtatatatataaaccggAATATAGTAAtggctaatataaatatatagtaGTTTTATGATGGTTTAATGTAGTGCTGCTGGTTTTCTAAGATATTTAAGTTTAGGTAGAGAAAAACTCTATTCAATATGATATGTATTAGTCTTTTCAAATGTGGGGATGTCTGTGTTCTTAAATATCCCATGTACACAACTTTGCATGCTATGTGTTGCTATGCCACCAGTTTCTACAACATTCAAAAACAAGTTTATAACAAGTATTATCATCACGATTAACAGTACTTTATTATTTTGTCCCTACAGCTGTTTAAAGCAGTCACATTTGAGGTTGGTCAGGAAAATAAGGTGAGTTTCTTTCACAGAACCAATTAACATAACAGAACCGGTGATCTTCCTAATCCTACATGTCTAAAACCCCAAGAAATAAACATCCAATTGATGACTTTAGGCACCTCGGTCCCGAGCTGTAAAGAACGTGAGACGGCACGCCTGTTCTTCAATCATCAAAATATGCCGAGACTACCCTAGGGTCCTCTTGGTGAGTGTCCAATTCACCAATTTTAAGTAAAATCCCATGACATGTATATCCATTAGTTAACATGATTTATTTTCTCCTCCCCAGCCTTGTTTTGACATGTTTTACAATCACGTAAAGAAGCTGTGCTCGAGCCAGGCCACGCTCTCTCAGATGGAAAGCTCTCTAATGGAGTCTCTGGTGCTCATCAGTAACGAGTTCAAAGACTTTGAAAAGCAGAAGGCTTTTATAGACGAGCTGATGGCTTCAGTGGTTGCAGACTGGACCTCGGAGGAGATGAGGCAGTGCGTATGAATTCTTTATTTTCCCCCTCAATATGTACATGAGCTTTAAAGTCATGAAAGATAAGTATCTCTTCTTTGTGTTCCAGTGTGCTGTCGAACCCTGCCGTGTACCTGTCCTTTGTCGGGGCCGATCAGGTTGTCACTGAGCAGAATAAAGATGCAGACACATCGGGCCTTAATAGAGCGCGGGTAAGTGTGTAGGTCTACCTAGTATGTGAGCTCTAAGGCTCATTTTGCAGGTGTTTGCTCATAAAGAGTACTGGGCTAATTGTAAGTATTGAGAAAGCAATGAGCCCAATAATGAAACAATTGTTTAACTCTTAATCTCTTATTTGTTGGCCTTctttagctgagtttctgcttGTATGCCATGATGGGGGTGGTGAAGCGTGCGCGCTGGCCTGCCGACCTGGAGGAAGCCAAAGCTGGGGGCTTCGTGGGGGGCCTCACCCCCACAGGAGCTCCCATCTACAGAAACCCCTGCACTGCCCAGTTTCTGGCCTTTCTGCCCAACCTGCTGGCTCTAATCAGGTAtgccttttttatttatcaCAATACTTTTCATTACTTCTTCATTCAACAAATGTCTTCACCTGGGCAGTAAGGTTTGCCAAGTCAGACATGCTGATGTAAAAAGCGTTTTCATAGCTGATAAAAAAAGCTTTACAATGTATATGGCCGCATGTTGGAGCCCTTTTCTGATTTCAAAAAGGAAGATAAAGAGGAAAGGTTTCGCATGATCAGGTGGTCTGCTCAGAGCATTGCACTTTGATTGGCAGCTGAGAGGCGGtgcaaataacaaaaaaaaaaaggcagttacTTTATTTAattacaattacattacatgtgtgATAAAATGAGGTCAGTCCTCTGTGTTTGCTCATCAGTTTGTCTAGCAGTGTCCCAATAATACCTCCTGCTATTACACTGATCTGTGACCGGTCTCTTTGCTCTATTCCTCACTGCAGGACCCAAAACAGTCTGTTCACCCCGGAGAACATGGCTCGTCTGAGTGAGACCTTCTCCAGGGCCCATGATGTGATGGACGCAGAGAAAAATGTGGTTCTTGGTAAGATGGGCTTCCAGAACATTTCTTCTTTCACTCCCCATGAGTAAGCCATCATCTTCATAGATTTTGTCTACACCTTCTATATATGTCCTCTCTCCAGGTCTCTCTCAGAACCTTCTGGACCTTTATGACACTGCTGTGTATAAAAGCAACCTGGAGCGAATGCAGGGATTCTTGTCCACGTTGTATGACAACTGGTGAGAAAGATCCCCAAACGTTTGGTTTTGTTTCAATATGTTTTTTCCGATGAAATGTTACTTTATCTTACGCTCTCTTTACCTCTGAAGCTTCCATGTCCTGGGATGCGCAGGTGTGTCCCTGCAGCAAGATTTCTACACCATTGAGAGGCTGAGTGAAGAAATAGCTGGCTCTGCTTTTTCGTCTCTGGACCATGTGCCGGA
This genomic window contains:
- the LOC117459844 gene encoding exportin-5 — encoded protein: MADQVAAMCDQLIKALNVMMDAETGQVYRLEALKFCEEFKETSSFCVPCALQLADKAQPAVVRHFGLQILEHVIKFRWNNMPQQEKVQLKECAMHLLSTGTHSILEEESHIKDGLSRITVEMIKREWPQHWPDMLKEMEALTSNGEAQTELVMLILLRLAEDVITFQTLPTQRRRDIQQTLTQNMESIFSFMMAILHLNVEEYRKLKGSPEHELQARAHCRVAVATLNTLAGYIDWVSLVYITSGNCHLLEMLCLLLSEPELQLEAAECLLIAISRKGKLEDRKPFMLLFDDVAIDYMLSAAQSADGLAICMKSDESQAVDVVERRYIFLKRLCQVLCALGGQLCSLVGSDVEVEVPANLSKYMEALLAFTTHSSQFLKKTTLPTWGSLFRHEALCKDAVVVQMAAKFLRTSMTNLVKAGFPSRDDNPSCQYSCVDFDSDEDFNFFFNSYRAQLGLVVRFACRIVPLEAFQIAAEWLQYQISSPIDTGAITSKTAEGLCSFLSPSVVQWDAMTVFMECMATQIFKNLEEEKLPIDQSMELLQAVLNYDTKDPLILSCVLTNVSALFPFVIHRPNFLPQVLYKLFKAVTFEVGQENKAPRSRAVKNVRRHACSSIIKICRDYPRVLLPCFDMFYNHVKKLCSSQATLSQMESSLMESLVLISNEFKDFEKQKAFIDELMASVVADWTSEEMRHVLSNPAVYLSFVGADQVVTEQNKDADTSGLNRARLSFCLYAMMGVVKRARWPADLEEAKAGGFVGGLTPTGAPIYRNPCTAQFLAFLPNLLALIRTQNSLFTPENMARLSETFSRAHDVMDAEKNVVLGLSQNLLDLYDTAVYKSNLERMQGFLSTLYDNCFHVLGCAGVSLQQDFYTIERLSEEIAGSAFSSLDHVPDHRLRPMIRVFLRQLVLSCPQEYYNSLLCPLLGPLFAYMQQRLNVKWQLISQRTSVNGEDEEVVVCQESHVTQEMLEEQLVRLLTREVLDLLSVSCISKKGHEPAADKEEIDEEDMMMDSAQTASPAQPTEELSELGKHLFKHENIYMNMLTLTFTSLSWKDTTNCHRTASMVCWTLLRQVIGGNLLPEAVTWFYTSVLRALQVHGQHEVCNSTLSQLAMLIYENLRARYPELRVVMTQIPNISVEALDQYDHRLLDPNAQKVGDKKRKDHFRKLIEGTVGKALCQQFRKEVHIRNLPSLYKSPKPDKDVVQNSEATGLEALFAPEKNTL